One window of the Rhipicephalus microplus isolate Deutch F79 chromosome 2, USDA_Rmic, whole genome shotgun sequence genome contains the following:
- the Pomp gene encoding proteasome maturation protein isoform X1: MTVMSLPPLRLTDSAKKPASMEHGAYGVPEVMRYGFYSVRNNLAASHPLEESEKHFEENARKMQLATARSIQGLHAPMKIMLERKAALQIGRLPFLPTSNTMLEALDGRDETITFEDIYNEFSESEVLRPPHLVMEKHLNML; the protein is encoded by the exons ATGACTGTG aTGAGTCTTCCACCACTGAGACTCACAGACTCTGCGAAGAAGCCTGCGTCGATGGAGCATGGCGCTTATGGTGTGCCCGAAGTTATGCGTTACGG GTTTTACAGCGTGAGAAACAACCTCGCCGCTTCCCACCCGTTGGAGGAATCGGAAAAACAT TTCGAGGAAAATGCTAGAAAGATGCAACTGGCCACGGCTCGATCTATTCAGGGGCTTCATGCCCCTATGAAAATTATGTTGGAAAGAAAAGCAGCTCTACAG ATTGGCAGATTGCCATTCTTGCCAACCTCTAACACCATGTTGGAAGCACTGGACGGACGGGATGAAACCATCACATTTGAGGACATCTACAATG AGTTCTCAGAATCCGAAGTTCTGCGGCCACCTCACCTGGTAATGGAGAAACATCTGAACATGCTGTGA
- the Pomp gene encoding proteasome maturation protein isoform X2, which translates to MSLPPLRLTDSAKKPASMEHGAYGVPEVMRYGFYSVRNNLAASHPLEESEKHFEENARKMQLATARSIQGLHAPMKIMLERKAALQIGRLPFLPTSNTMLEALDGRDETITFEDIYNEFSESEVLRPPHLVMEKHLNML; encoded by the exons aTGAGTCTTCCACCACTGAGACTCACAGACTCTGCGAAGAAGCCTGCGTCGATGGAGCATGGCGCTTATGGTGTGCCCGAAGTTATGCGTTACGG GTTTTACAGCGTGAGAAACAACCTCGCCGCTTCCCACCCGTTGGAGGAATCGGAAAAACAT TTCGAGGAAAATGCTAGAAAGATGCAACTGGCCACGGCTCGATCTATTCAGGGGCTTCATGCCCCTATGAAAATTATGTTGGAAAGAAAAGCAGCTCTACAG ATTGGCAGATTGCCATTCTTGCCAACCTCTAACACCATGTTGGAAGCACTGGACGGACGGGATGAAACCATCACATTTGAGGACATCTACAATG AGTTCTCAGAATCCGAAGTTCTGCGGCCACCTCACCTGGTAATGGAGAAACATCTGAACATGCTGTGA